Proteins encoded by one window of Sulfurospirillum barnesii SES-3:
- the murD gene encoding UDP-N-acetylmuramoyl-L-alanine--D-glutamate ligase, which translates to MITLFGHGKTTKAIAKRYAGNCQIFDDAFTCKGEDEHGNLLLPPSFFEPEKSSVEIPSPGFPAEHPLIQKALHVTSEYDFFKEAMPFSIWISGTNGKTTTTQMCQFLLEKQGAVAGGNIGTPLAELDEKAPIWVLETSSFTFHYTKVTAPDIYLLLPIKPDHLTWHGSMEAYTDAKLSPLARMREGSVAILPKAHANVQTLAHVIAYENEHDLSETMGIDISKINFKTPFLLDAVLAMSAQKILLDTIDYERINSFKIDHYKIEEFHDKQGHLWVDDSKGTNVDATIEALKRYQNEEILLVLGGDDKGVDLQELFDFMKPLHVKIFAIGTNTERLATFAQKEGLWLSKCFVLEEAMKQIHALHTTQSVALLSPAAASLDQFKSYAHRGDRFKELALA; encoded by the coding sequence ATGATAACACTTTTTGGACACGGAAAAACAACCAAAGCAATTGCAAAACGCTATGCAGGAAACTGCCAAATCTTTGATGATGCCTTTACATGTAAAGGTGAAGATGAACACGGAAACCTCTTACTTCCACCCTCTTTTTTTGAGCCTGAAAAAAGCAGTGTAGAGATTCCAAGCCCAGGCTTCCCCGCAGAACACCCTCTCATTCAAAAAGCCCTTCATGTCACCAGTGAATATGACTTTTTTAAAGAGGCGATGCCTTTTAGCATCTGGATTAGCGGAACCAACGGGAAAACCACCACCACACAAATGTGCCAATTTCTCTTAGAAAAACAAGGCGCAGTTGCGGGTGGAAATATTGGCACACCCTTAGCAGAATTAGATGAAAAAGCCCCGATTTGGGTTTTAGAGACCAGCTCGTTTACCTTTCACTACACCAAAGTCACCGCACCTGATATTTATCTGCTTTTACCCATTAAGCCTGACCATCTTACATGGCATGGAAGCATGGAAGCGTACACCGATGCCAAACTTTCTCCTTTGGCTCGTATGCGTGAGGGAAGTGTGGCAATTTTGCCAAAAGCACATGCCAATGTCCAAACGCTTGCACATGTTATTGCGTATGAAAATGAACATGATTTGTCTGAAACGATGGGGATTGATATTTCAAAAATCAACTTTAAAACACCGTTCTTGCTTGATGCGGTACTTGCCATGAGTGCTCAAAAAATTCTTTTAGATACCATCGATTATGAGCGCATCAATAGCTTTAAAATTGACCACTATAAAATTGAAGAGTTCCACGATAAACAAGGACACCTATGGGTCGATGACTCAAAGGGAACCAATGTCGATGCAACCATAGAAGCGCTCAAACGCTATCAAAATGAGGAAATTTTACTCGTTTTAGGTGGGGATGATAAAGGAGTCGATTTGCAAGAGCTTTTTGACTTCATGAAACCTTTACATGTAAAGATATTTGCTATTGGCACGAACACCGAACGTCTTGCCACATTTGCCCAAAAAGAGGGACTTTGGCTTTCAAAATGCTTTGTACTTGAAGAGGCAATGAAGCAGATTCACGCACTCCACACCACTCAAAGTGTTGCCCTTCTCTCTCCAGCAGCAGCGAGCCTAGATCAGTTCAAATCCTACGCTCACAGAGGCGATCGCTTTAAAGAGTTGGCTTTAGCCTAG
- a CDS encoding IS256 family transposase, whose amino-acid sequence MEFQIDTEAILQHIREGKALGGKDGALAPLIKQLTEAALQAEIESHLTQDLQKNRKNGFSSKTMKSEVGNFELDVPRDRTGRFEPQIVKKNQTHMSDQIEQKILSLYALGNSYSQIVDLIEEIYGVGFSKATISAVTDKILPMLQEWRVRPLEELYPFIFLDAIHYKVKDEGKYISKAFYTVLGVKTDGKKEILGLYLGESEGAKFWLQVLTDLQNRGVKDILIASVDGLKGFPEAINSVFPNTEVQLCIVHQIRNSLRFIGSINQKQFASELKAVYQAFSKEEAENELDKLEEKWGKKYPIVFQSWRNKWDNLSLYFQYPEDIRRVIYTTNIIESVHRQFRTLTKTKGAFPNDDSLLKLLFMGIKNAEKKWTMPIRNWSLTLSQLSIYFEGRLNKALNL is encoded by the coding sequence ATGGAATTTCAGATAGACACAGAGGCAATATTACAGCACATACGTGAGGGCAAAGCCCTTGGAGGGAAAGATGGAGCACTGGCTCCTCTTATTAAACAACTAACAGAAGCAGCACTTCAAGCAGAGATAGAATCGCACCTTACCCAAGATTTGCAAAAGAATCGTAAAAATGGATTTAGCTCTAAAACAATGAAGAGTGAAGTAGGTAACTTCGAACTCGATGTTCCAAGAGATCGAACTGGTAGATTCGAGCCTCAAATCGTGAAGAAAAATCAAACCCATATGTCGGATCAAATAGAGCAAAAGATACTCTCACTCTATGCCCTTGGCAACAGTTATAGCCAAATAGTTGACCTTATTGAAGAAATATACGGTGTAGGCTTCTCTAAAGCCACCATAAGCGCCGTAACCGATAAAATCCTACCCATGTTACAAGAGTGGCGCGTTCGCCCCTTGGAAGAGCTGTATCCCTTTATATTCTTAGATGCCATTCACTATAAAGTGAAAGATGAAGGCAAATATATTTCCAAAGCATTTTATACCGTGCTTGGTGTTAAAACCGATGGTAAAAAAGAGATATTAGGTCTTTATTTAGGTGAAAGTGAAGGAGCAAAGTTCTGGTTACAAGTGCTCACAGATCTGCAAAACCGTGGAGTGAAAGATATATTGATTGCCTCAGTCGATGGACTTAAAGGATTTCCTGAAGCGATTAACTCAGTATTTCCCAATACAGAAGTTCAGCTGTGTATCGTCCATCAAATACGCAATTCCCTCAGGTTTATAGGCTCAATCAATCAAAAGCAATTTGCTAGTGAACTTAAAGCAGTCTATCAAGCATTTTCCAAAGAAGAAGCTGAAAATGAACTGGATAAACTGGAAGAAAAATGGGGTAAAAAATACCCTATTGTTTTTCAATCATGGCGCAACAAATGGGATAACCTCTCACTGTATTTTCAGTACCCTGAAGATATTAGACGTGTTATTTATACCACCAATATTATTGAATCCGTTCATCGCCAGTTTAGAACATTGACAAAGACTAAAGGGGCTTTTCCAAATGATGATAGCTTACTCAAACTTCTTTTTATGGGTATTAAAAATGCAGAAAAAAAATGGACAATGCCTATACGAAATTGGAGTCTAACCCTCTCACAACTCTCAATTTATTTCGAGGGTAGACTCAACAAGGCTTTAAATTTATGA
- a CDS encoding tyrosine-type recombinase/integrase yields MPKSVKPLSDTEIKKSAKPQDKEYSLSDGDGLQLLIKPDGTKQWIFRYTSPTQNKRRKTSFGTYPSVTLADARAKRDEWQNLIKQGIDPIDDKREVKAEVKREKESNFANVVKLWLDDQERRLSGNTHKRKKALFENTALKAFGERSIDEIDHTEIITIIEVKAIQTPETARRLFTYLNDLWQFACSRKYCKFNIVANIHRKSTLPTVKKVNYPKIVEPTILKELITTLYRYHGHYSTKNALKFVLHVPLRASNLVTLKWSFIDFEKQLLTIPRAEMKSKDKNVDDFKLPLSDEAIAILKEQYLYTSNKEYVFVTDNGAHLNQETPNRALERLGFNDELRGRRQRLHSFRGTFRSIVETNQMAHRCSYESREKVLDHAIGTQTERAYTNKADYTQEMRLLLNWWSGYVLAMMEIK; encoded by the coding sequence ATGCCCAAGTCTGTAAAGCCTCTAAGTGATACCGAAATAAAAAAGAGCGCAAAGCCTCAAGATAAAGAGTATTCATTAAGCGATGGCGATGGGTTACAGCTACTTATAAAGCCCGATGGAACAAAGCAGTGGATTTTTAGATATACAAGCCCCACGCAAAACAAAAGGCGCAAAACCTCTTTTGGAACATATCCAAGTGTAACTTTAGCTGATGCAAGAGCGAAGCGTGACGAATGGCAAAACCTCATCAAGCAAGGCATTGACCCGATAGATGATAAACGAGAAGTTAAAGCCGAAGTCAAACGAGAAAAAGAGAGTAACTTTGCTAATGTTGTAAAGCTATGGTTAGACGACCAAGAACGAAGATTATCGGGCAATACGCACAAGCGCAAAAAAGCACTCTTTGAAAATACCGCCTTAAAAGCTTTTGGTGAGCGTTCCATTGATGAGATAGACCACACCGAGATAATTACCATCATTGAAGTAAAAGCCATACAAACGCCCGAAACAGCACGCAGATTGTTTACTTACCTAAACGACCTTTGGCAGTTTGCATGTAGCCGTAAGTATTGTAAGTTCAATATCGTGGCAAACATTCACCGTAAAAGCACTCTCCCAACCGTTAAAAAAGTCAATTATCCCAAGATTGTAGAGCCTACGATTTTAAAGGAACTTATAACGACTTTGTATCGTTATCATGGGCATTACTCCACTAAAAACGCTCTCAAATTTGTGTTACATGTACCACTAAGAGCTTCTAACCTTGTGACACTTAAATGGTCGTTTATTGACTTTGAAAAGCAATTACTTACCATTCCAAGAGCTGAAATGAAAAGCAAAGATAAAAACGTGGACGATTTCAAACTCCCTCTCTCAGACGAAGCCATAGCCATTTTAAAAGAGCAGTATCTTTATACATCAAATAAAGAGTATGTGTTTGTAACCGACAATGGCGCACACCTCAATCAAGAAACCCCAAACCGAGCCTTAGAGCGTTTAGGCTTCAACGATGAGCTAAGAGGTCGTAGGCAAAGACTTCATAGCTTTAGAGGCACATTTAGAAGCATTGTAGAAACCAATCAAATGGCGCACCGTTGCAGTTATGAGAGTAGAGAAAAAGTTTTAGACCACGCCATAGGCACACAAACCGAAAGAGCTTATACCAATAAAGCAGACTACACCCAAGAAATGCGCTTACTTTTGAACTGGTGGAGTGGGTATGTTTTGGCAATGATGGAGATAAAATGA
- a CDS encoding AAA family ATPase, whose amino-acid sequence MQEEKNYRVLNISLEERLKEVLFDQDFAIEMLCKTLGHMRLFHSKIRALLTFIGPPNCGKRYLAELLPHEDSAIEHFYAFQMDQYTEAYNPEEGLSLSLFNTIVDCVRKYPRSVLFFEDIDKADTQVQLALYTLFSDVKEAPVDFSHVVVVMSTTRLSGLLKRQDLQTLFVHDPLQAHTFLMERLAQEEISFNGNKQRVFNAKLLSLLNEGSLIPFNPLSLTALIKIGAHSLHTLSYQFNQTSGVQMEYKNIDTFIALLTLSLAPYLNARYIQTKLPETFFNGVYALLKEHPKVTYITYNVSLNAKTFVRDALKNQPLLLKKIGKQHWRISLEWSLHVKGNKANYTLKNAHYTKEQLHVSTQDALCVSEVTFHDIAGQERVKEELREVLSLLKEPERLKHFSMVPPKGMILYGASGMGKKLLARAFAHEADMPYIVLRDADLFDGVKIHKAYAQAYSGAPAIVILEDIDVQGITGGVIATMNVAPVIEELDALTQSFETPLFTIVTLAQKNDIPDALIKTGRLDICIEVPKLDMQARRFFIEEILKMPHDEAIDVERVVRYISGMGGDALKRIGQEAALFAARKGLKEITEEMLLEQINVIKYGAKLENKQIRDIETSMAKTAYHEAGHAVLSYVLTPTIKIEQVTVAPRSDALGFVSYHHDDYIDAISKKELFSNMCILLAGRIAKMERFGQAGMESGAMNDLEVATMQAYAAIALFGMDEELGYINVSGIESEYDKELLSKKIEERLLVWMKAAQTQTEKEVKRLWPAIEAVALALLQKEMIDGIELKNIIESTLMDEIKKRKK is encoded by the coding sequence ATGCAAGAAGAGAAAAACTATCGTGTTTTAAACATAAGCCTTGAAGAGAGACTCAAAGAGGTTTTATTTGACCAAGATTTTGCTATTGAGATGCTCTGTAAAACATTAGGGCATATGCGCCTGTTTCACTCAAAAATCAGAGCCCTTTTGACCTTTATTGGTCCTCCCAACTGTGGGAAGCGTTATTTGGCAGAATTACTTCCTCATGAAGACAGTGCCATAGAACATTTTTACGCTTTTCAGATGGATCAGTACACGGAGGCATACAATCCTGAAGAGGGATTGTCCTTGAGTCTTTTTAATACGATTGTTGATTGTGTTCGTAAATACCCACGTTCGGTTTTATTTTTTGAAGACATCGACAAAGCCGATACACAAGTACAACTTGCGTTATACACGCTTTTTTCAGATGTTAAAGAAGCCCCTGTTGATTTTTCTCACGTAGTGGTTGTCATGAGTACCACTCGTTTAAGTGGTTTACTAAAACGTCAAGATTTGCAAACACTCTTTGTCCATGACCCTTTGCAGGCGCATACCTTTTTAATGGAGCGTTTGGCACAAGAAGAGATAAGTTTTAATGGCAATAAACAGCGGGTTTTTAATGCCAAACTCCTCTCTTTATTGAATGAGGGCTCTTTAATCCCATTTAATCCTTTAAGTTTAACCGCACTGATTAAAATTGGCGCACACAGTTTGCATACCCTCTCATACCAGTTTAACCAAACAAGTGGTGTGCAAATGGAGTATAAAAATATTGATACCTTTATTGCTTTGCTCACACTCTCTTTAGCGCCCTATTTAAACGCACGCTACATTCAAACCAAGCTTCCAGAAACTTTTTTTAATGGGGTTTATGCCCTTTTGAAAGAACACCCAAAGGTAACGTATATTACTTACAATGTCTCTTTAAATGCCAAAACCTTTGTACGGGATGCTTTAAAAAATCAACCTCTTTTGCTCAAAAAAATTGGTAAACAGCATTGGCGTATTAGCCTCGAGTGGTCTTTACATGTAAAAGGAAATAAAGCGAACTACACGCTTAAAAATGCTCATTATACTAAGGAGCAGTTACATGTAAGCACACAAGATGCTTTGTGTGTTTCTGAAGTAACGTTTCATGATATTGCAGGGCAAGAACGGGTTAAAGAGGAGTTGCGTGAGGTGCTTAGCCTTTTAAAAGAGCCTGAGCGCTTAAAACACTTTTCTATGGTGCCCCCTAAGGGAATGATTTTGTACGGTGCTTCGGGTATGGGAAAAAAACTTCTAGCCCGTGCTTTTGCGCATGAAGCCGACATGCCCTACATTGTCTTACGTGATGCGGATTTGTTTGATGGGGTAAAAATTCATAAAGCGTATGCTCAAGCTTACAGTGGTGCACCTGCAATTGTCATTTTAGAAGACATTGATGTGCAAGGCATTACGGGTGGGGTGATTGCTACCATGAATGTTGCGCCTGTTATTGAAGAGCTTGATGCGTTGACACAAAGTTTTGAAACCCCTTTGTTTACCATCGTTACCCTTGCTCAAAAAAATGATATTCCTGATGCGTTAATTAAAACGGGGCGTTTGGATATTTGCATTGAGGTGCCAAAACTTGACATGCAAGCGAGACGCTTTTTTATTGAAGAGATTTTAAAAATGCCCCACGATGAAGCCATTGATGTGGAAAGGGTGGTGCGGTATATTTCAGGTATGGGAGGAGATGCACTCAAACGCATTGGACAAGAAGCAGCACTTTTTGCCGCACGCAAGGGTCTTAAAGAGATTACAGAGGAGATGCTCTTAGAGCAGATAAACGTCATTAAGTATGGCGCAAAATTGGAAAATAAACAGATTCGAGACATCGAAACTTCCATGGCAAAAACAGCCTACCATGAAGCGGGGCATGCGGTACTTTCGTATGTGCTCACACCTACGATTAAAATCGAACAAGTAACCGTGGCACCTCGCAGTGATGCTTTGGGGTTTGTCTCCTATCATCACGATGATTATATTGATGCGATTTCAAAAAAAGAGCTTTTTTCGAATATGTGCATTTTATTAGCAGGGCGTATTGCGAAAATGGAACGCTTTGGACAAGCAGGCATGGAGAGTGGAGCGATGAATGACCTTGAAGTGGCAACCATGCAAGCGTACGCTGCCATTGCGCTTTTTGGCATGGATGAGGAGTTGGGTTACATTAATGTCAGTGGCATTGAATCCGAGTATGATAAAGAGTTGCTTTCGAAAAAAATTGAAGAGCGCCTTTTAGTCTGGATGAAAGCCGCACAAACACAAACCGAAAAAGAGGTCAAACGCTTGTGGCCTGCCATTGAAGCGGTAGCTCTTGCACTACTGCAAAAAGAGATGATTGATGGGATAGAGCTTAAAAATATTATTGAAAGTACGTTGATGGATGAAATAAAAAAGAGGAAAAAATAA
- a CDS encoding GGDEF domain-containing protein yields MLNEKWQKLVDVADFAFQPIVNIYTGKLYAVEALIRNYEGAGFVTIDAIFDTAYSEKVLYMIDVLLREKAIHKFSLLPFSKHIKLFYNLDNRITMMPDFKPGYTCELLNSYGMDTSNICFELSEKHQVGMYAGVDKLVLNLYKQQGYKMAIDDFGVGFSGLQMLFNADPNFIKIDRFFVCDIHLSKKKRLFVSSIVQIAQVMGIFTIAEGVECEEEYLECKKLGCNMVQGYFVQKPTQNVCEILSSYEHLKTVSLNDKRKGTKNSDIVKYLQKNHPVFIDSSINEVYEMLRADKTVHFVPVLERDYTPIGVIKDTDIKTYIYSNYGKALLYNLTKGSLKTIVSSCGRADINDPIEKILKIYGFDDENDAILITENEKYVGYLSSRVLLEMVNEKNIVDAKDQNPLTGLSGNRIINEFVSTAMESKDKVLMAYFDFDNFKPFNDYYGFRKGDRAITLFADILRSAVGLEECLVGHVGGDDFFLGWSLKEEHNFERVYGIVQEIVLKFAEDIKSFYCENGLSSGYILAKNRDGMLQSFPLMTVSAAVICHGFGYQHDLDDNELNEIFGRLKKSAKHAPTHIACVDLGVIKPA; encoded by the coding sequence ATGTTAAATGAAAAATGGCAAAAACTTGTCGATGTGGCAGATTTTGCTTTTCAGCCAATTGTCAACATTTACACAGGTAAACTCTATGCCGTTGAAGCCTTGATTCGCAATTATGAAGGTGCTGGTTTTGTAACGATTGATGCAATTTTTGACACAGCATACAGCGAAAAAGTGCTTTATATGATTGATGTGCTCTTACGTGAAAAAGCCATTCATAAATTTTCTCTTCTTCCTTTTTCAAAACACATTAAACTCTTCTATAATTTGGATAATCGCATTACCATGATGCCCGATTTTAAGCCAGGGTATACGTGTGAATTATTGAACAGTTATGGTATGGACACCTCAAATATCTGTTTTGAGCTCTCTGAAAAACATCAAGTGGGTATGTATGCAGGGGTTGATAAATTGGTACTGAACCTCTACAAACAACAAGGCTATAAAATGGCAATTGATGATTTTGGGGTTGGCTTCTCAGGGCTTCAAATGCTTTTTAATGCTGATCCTAATTTTATTAAAATTGACCGTTTTTTTGTGTGTGATATTCATCTAAGTAAAAAGAAGCGTCTTTTTGTAAGCTCTATTGTTCAAATTGCACAGGTGATGGGTATTTTTACCATTGCTGAGGGAGTGGAGTGTGAAGAGGAGTATTTGGAGTGCAAGAAGCTAGGGTGTAACATGGTTCAGGGTTATTTTGTGCAAAAGCCAACCCAAAATGTGTGTGAAATTTTATCCTCGTATGAGCATCTCAAAACCGTCTCTCTCAACGATAAACGCAAAGGGACAAAAAATTCGGATATTGTGAAATATTTACAAAAGAATCATCCTGTGTTTATTGACTCAAGCATTAATGAGGTGTATGAGATGTTACGTGCGGATAAAACGGTGCATTTTGTGCCTGTTTTGGAGCGTGATTATACCCCCATTGGCGTCATTAAAGATACGGATATTAAGACCTATATTTACTCTAATTATGGAAAAGCCTTGCTGTATAATTTAACAAAAGGGAGTCTTAAAACCATTGTCTCTTCGTGTGGTAGAGCAGACATTAATGACCCCATTGAGAAAATTTTGAAAATTTATGGCTTTGATGATGAAAACGATGCGATTTTGATTACGGAAAATGAAAAATATGTGGGTTATTTGAGTTCCAGAGTACTTTTAGAGATGGTTAATGAGAAAAATATTGTCGATGCAAAAGACCAAAATCCTTTAACAGGGCTCTCTGGCAATCGTATTATCAATGAATTTGTCTCAACCGCCATGGAATCAAAAGATAAAGTCTTGATGGCGTATTTTGATTTTGACAATTTTAAGCCTTTTAATGATTATTACGGTTTTCGTAAGGGAGATCGTGCCATTACGTTGTTTGCGGATATTTTACGCAGTGCTGTGGGTTTAGAAGAGTGCTTAGTGGGGCATGTGGGAGGCGATGATTTTTTCTTAGGCTGGAGTTTAAAAGAAGAGCACAATTTTGAGAGAGTCTATGGCATTGTGCAAGAGATTGTTCTAAAATTTGCAGAAGATATTAAAAGTTTTTATTGTGAAAATGGGCTCTCATCGGGGTATATCTTAGCAAAAAATCGTGATGGAATGCTTCAATCATTCCCCTTAATGACGGTCAGTGCAGCTGTGATTTGTCATGGCTTTGGGTATCAGCATGATTTAGACGATAATGAGCTTAATGAAATTTTTGGGCGCTTAAAAAAGAGTGCAAAACATGCACCCACCCATATTGCGTGTGTGGATTTAGGGGTTATCAAACCAGCGTAA
- a CDS encoding ABC transporter permease, whose translation MSNIPLLNLLYMLVPLGCVALLYFVWVGKKGEILFATLRMSVQLIAIGYVLVSLFSTESTLYLFALVVVMVVSASLIVRRNIRHKDWKTYATIFFSIGIAGSLNLAWVLFLVLELENPLDARFVIPLAGMIYANAMNAISLCAERYEKEKEHHEMEKARSIALKASMMPQINTFLAVGFVSLPGMMTGQILSGIDPLIAVRYQIVVMAMMLSSGAMSNFIYMYFSVRRA comes from the coding sequence TTGAGTAACATTCCTCTTCTAAATTTACTCTATATGCTCGTACCACTTGGATGTGTGGCACTTCTTTATTTTGTATGGGTAGGGAAGAAGGGTGAGATTCTGTTTGCCACCTTGCGCATGAGTGTGCAACTCATTGCCATAGGCTATGTGTTGGTTTCGTTATTTAGCACAGAATCTACGCTTTATTTGTTTGCTTTAGTCGTGGTGATGGTTGTGAGTGCATCGCTGATTGTCAGGCGTAATATTCGTCATAAAGATTGGAAAACCTATGCAACCATTTTTTTCTCGATTGGCATTGCAGGAAGTTTAAATTTAGCATGGGTGCTGTTTTTGGTGCTTGAGCTTGAAAACCCCCTTGATGCTCGCTTTGTGATTCCTCTAGCGGGGATGATTTATGCCAATGCGATGAATGCCATCTCTTTGTGTGCGGAGCGTTATGAAAAGGAAAAAGAGCATCATGAGATGGAAAAAGCACGTTCTATTGCGCTGAAAGCCTCGATGATGCCACAGATTAATACCTTCTTAGCGGTCGGTTTTGTCTCTTTACCTGGGATGATGACAGGGCAGATTCTCTCTGGCATTGACCCACTCATTGCGGTGCGGTATCAAATTGTGGTGATGGCAATGATGCTTAGTAGTGGGGCGATGAGTAATTTTATCTATATGTATTTTTCAGTGAGAAGGGCATAG
- the ciaB gene encoding invasion protein CiaB, whose amino-acid sequence MKKRFENDLKRVYALLEERQKQLGAYFSIVESQTYDKAVEAFIDAFLEEIELSLIRENRVAILTRLINLRDEQMVQALEKEGKDALFITEAKEKAYLWVSDFYLKEHERLLAQIEVEQLLCPFYRRLLRGVHEVGVVLSLWQSAWTEHIINTINPLLELEYDHDEAKIMAMLHEKGLFDVEPSGKIGDRSYSVLEKLQGGYEAKAYALAFPTHVLHVKNVLEALVEDLSRLEEDNFGQKEAYIAYFNAIKEAFVEEDRAKLIGKWAQVDRTWMAITSPIQVGHPLEYYEDHYKKAVALEWDVRLSNPLMKDATKTLVRIEKMFEAVFEKSAHTSLHVKENVLLNLKRVQLYIGRPALFYAAEFNGLFSAQVVPNDETVTKECGKKIFAFADNILDSLRAKPFLKIHHEVFGKAFMDAERELVFHQPSLWHQVYEVSTIGHEFGHILWMDGDTETFMNQSGVFKNIEEFKATTGGLVAFFMDEDEALKEPLLRDTLKRAVGLIGWMKTGEVEPYYCEGLIHLHGLFQSGVLDFDGKKLSIHLDAYDSLKAWYLQTYSALAEQYLSKKDAKLFLERFTCKKEGVYVPNDARVASFVNYYWALHQSMGREIDESVKREDWLL is encoded by the coding sequence ATGAAAAAGAGATTTGAAAATGATTTGAAACGTGTGTATGCCCTTTTAGAAGAGCGCCAAAAGCAGTTAGGTGCGTACTTTAGCATTGTGGAGTCTCAAACGTACGATAAAGCGGTTGAAGCCTTTATTGATGCGTTTTTGGAAGAGATTGAGCTCTCTTTGATTCGAGAAAACCGTGTGGCGATTTTAACACGCCTGATTAATTTACGAGACGAGCAGATGGTGCAAGCCTTAGAGAAAGAGGGCAAAGATGCTCTTTTTATTACCGAGGCAAAAGAGAAAGCCTATCTTTGGGTGAGTGATTTTTACCTCAAAGAGCATGAACGTCTTTTAGCACAAATAGAAGTAGAACAACTGCTTTGCCCTTTTTATCGTCGTTTACTTAGAGGCGTGCATGAAGTGGGTGTGGTACTTAGTCTATGGCAAAGTGCGTGGACGGAGCATATTATCAATACCATCAACCCACTTTTAGAGTTAGAGTATGACCACGATGAAGCCAAAATCATGGCGATGTTGCACGAAAAAGGGCTTTTTGATGTGGAGCCCTCAGGCAAAATAGGGGATCGTTCTTACTCAGTTTTAGAGAAGTTGCAAGGAGGCTATGAAGCCAAAGCGTACGCTTTAGCCTTTCCAACACATGTCTTACATGTAAAGAATGTTTTAGAAGCGTTGGTGGAAGATTTGAGTCGTTTGGAAGAGGATAATTTTGGTCAAAAAGAGGCGTATATCGCTTATTTTAATGCTATCAAAGAGGCGTTTGTGGAGGAAGATAGAGCCAAACTCATTGGCAAATGGGCTCAGGTTGATAGGACATGGATGGCGATTACCTCGCCTATTCAAGTGGGACATCCTTTGGAGTATTATGAAGACCACTACAAAAAAGCGGTGGCGCTAGAGTGGGATGTCAGGCTTAGTAATCCTTTGATGAAAGATGCCACGAAAACCCTAGTGCGCATTGAAAAGATGTTTGAGGCGGTGTTTGAAAAGAGTGCTCACACATCCTTACATGTAAAAGAGAATGTGCTCTTAAATCTTAAGCGTGTTCAGCTCTACATCGGGCGTCCTGCACTCTTTTATGCGGCTGAGTTTAACGGGCTTTTTTCCGCTCAAGTCGTACCCAATGATGAAACGGTGACCAAAGAGTGTGGCAAGAAAATTTTTGCCTTTGCCGATAACATTTTAGACTCCTTGCGTGCTAAACCTTTTTTAAAAATTCATCATGAAGTGTTTGGAAAAGCCTTTATGGATGCAGAGCGAGAACTGGTGTTTCACCAACCCTCTTTATGGCATCAGGTTTATGAGGTGAGTACCATTGGGCATGAGTTTGGGCATATTTTATGGATGGATGGCGACACAGAGACCTTTATGAATCAAAGCGGTGTTTTTAAAAACATTGAGGAGTTTAAAGCGACCACAGGTGGATTGGTTGCCTTTTTTATGGACGAAGATGAAGCCTTAAAAGAGCCTTTGTTACGTGATACGCTAAAGCGTGCCGTGGGATTAATTGGGTGGATGAAAACGGGCGAGGTGGAGCCTTATTATTGCGAAGGATTGATTCATTTGCATGGCTTGTTTCAAAGCGGTGTTTTGGACTTTGATGGGAAGAAGCTTAGTATTCATCTGGATGCGTATGACTCTCTTAAAGCATGGTACCTTCAAACTTACAGCGCTTTGGCGGAACAATATCTTTCTAAAAAAGATGCCAAACTCTTCTTAGAGCGCTTTACATGTAAAAAAGAGGGCGTTTATGTGCCAAACGATGCAAGGGTTGCTTCGTTTGTGAATTATTATTGGGCATTGCACCAAAGTATGGGCAGGGAGATTGATGAGAGTGTGAAAAGAGAGGATTGGTTGCTTTGA